The stretch of DNA TTTGGGACTGATGTTTAGCAAAGGTTATACATTTGCATGATTTTCATTCagaagcacacacaaacacacgcacacacacagctgcaagaACAAGGACCTCAAACAGGCCAGAGAATGATTAGGGGAACTCTGTCTTTGAGAGAGACGTTAACCACAGTGTGATATATTTGCTGCAGCTAATAAAGTAGTTTATCTAATCATCATATTGTTTTTACTCAGGCATGCTGAGAGCCAGCAGAAACACATGGCTGAGAAGACCCCATCCAAATGAGACACCTCGACCCTACCCCATCCCTTTACTTCACTTCTGCCCCATCTTGGTCCCTGTGCCCTGCCCCATGTCTCTCGCTGCTCCTCCTCTGTCTGCCCCTCTCCCATGGTGGCAGCAGCCAGAGGAAGTCCAGCCTTTCATTTGCTTCTGTGGTTGTCCCAGCGCTAAAGACAGAGAATTTCCTGCTTCCTGGGAGAAGAGGAAACTGATTGTGTGTTGTCATGGATACTGTCCCGGCTTCCTGTGCAGTGATCGGCCTTGCTTCGCTATTGTTTATTTTTAACTTTTTACATTTGCCACTAAATTATAACTGTCAATACAAAAtggtggagaaaaaaaaagaatagTGAGAAATTAGTAGAAAGTCAGttaaaagagaaaaaaagaaacattGTATAAAACTATGAAGACTAACTTCAGACTATTTTAAGTTGAAAGGTCATTTTTAAGTATTTCAAAGTCAACCTCTTTTTATTCTGCACAATTGGTAGTTTTCAACTGAGAAATGTTTATTTGAAGGTGCTAAAAGAGTGTAAAGGAAACATGCCTGCCTTGTAGTGGAGTTGTAACTTTTGGTAATACATTCACTCTGATCGGTCTTCAACATTTTGTGAATGTTGATTTTCTGACACGAGTCATTTTAAATGAATAAATGTGTTAATATCATTTACATCCTATTGTATTGCGAATTTTTATTTGAGGGAAGAAATGTTTATGTACAGatatgtaaaataaaaaataaactttgTTTCATATATTGTGGTTTGGTGTGCAGTCTGTTAAGAAAAGTGGACAGAGATTGAGATATTATTGTAAATACTATAAGTGCAAACTGGCAAAACACAGTACATTAACAGTGCATTTATGACTATTTCATAATTATGTAATACTAATACTGACAAGTGCATTGTAGGATTTTGGACATAATTCATAAATGAATAACCATACCGACATCACTGCCATCTGGGAAGAGAAAACATGATCACTCCGCTGAATATTTTATTCAGAGGCAACAAGAGTATGAAGTATGAAGAATGCATCAGATTCTCTATTATTACATTTTTCAATGAACAGTCATACAAAACCACCTTATTTTAAAGAGTAGATGATTTTAAACCTTAGGCCTAAGATAGCTCTGTGCTTTACTGTGATTGTGGTTTTGAAAGGTCTGATCTCATATCAATGGTCACAACCACAAGCATCATCCACTTCTGTGAAACTCTCCCCTGCAGATTGACTCACCAtggcctctctttctctacaggCCCTGAGAGTCAGCCTTTACGGGAAGAGGTGTACTTTCTTAACTAAACAGGCCAATGGTAAACAAATTCAAATGCCAGGGTTAAAATTGTGGAGGTGTGCAGGGGTCATGGGCAATCCCATGACATTTTAGTCATGGTTTAGCATACTCCTGCATACATTTTAGTACTGGTCAACATTGGGAATCGACCCCCCCTCCCAACTGCCACTGTCACAGAGAGATTTATgattgatttaagattaaatcaTCCAATCAACCCTATTATGGTCAACCATGTTACTTTATCTGACACTTAATAGGCATTTgctttattctttaaaaaaaaaaatatatatatatatgtttaagtTGAACacgtgctctttatgacagaatatACAAATTAGGTGAAATCtaacaacattttttttaaacaagttactTCTCAAAAGTCACCGAATTGATGAAACAACCTCTTTATTCTGACCCCTGTAGTGAAGAACTCAATCAAAAGTTGGGAAATtaaacctattccctatttacATTGTTTTTCGTTCTTACGAAATGTATGTTTATAATGTATAATTGAAAGCATGAAATAAAAACAACTATGAATGTAGTTTAAGACAATCAGCCTTCTAGAGAAGAGGCTCGTGTCAAAGTAGACTAAAGGCTACTACCCACCCACAATATCTCTAGGCCTATAGCACAATCATTTAGAAAATGCTTTCTAACATTATTAATCTGTCTAGTTTTGACAATTACAACTAAAATACGCAGCAAAAGTAAAACATTGACATCGGAATGCCTGTCTCACGTAGTTTTTTGCAATCGGTGGGTGCTGCATAGTTTCTGTATAGAGTAGTGTTACGCAGTGATATGCTGCCCACAAGAGAATGTGACTCAGTTATAGAGTTGAACTGCATTACTTTAACTGTaatgtaaaacaaatatatatcgGTATTGTATTATTCATTCACTTTAAGGCATTGGCTTCCTCTTGAGCCTACTCATGCAAATCGAAACGAGCCCCTGGCTGTTAATTCCAGTTTCACTTGAAGGAGTCACTCATTGGCCGAGATGCAAACAGAGACCACTCAGGAAATTACACACGACTGACGCGTCGCTTTCATTTCGGTGTCTCTTGTTGTTTTGTTGTATGTAATTCAGTGTTTAAATCTGTCCAGGGAATTCCCTCAAGGAGCGCTGCACGGCTCTATATAATGATCAGATGAAGCAAAGATGACAACACCTATCAGTTTACGCCACACTTGAGTCAAAGATCTCAGAATCATGCTGCCAAACTTTTATTTATGTGAGTATTAATTTTATTTGTTCatcatttttttttatcaactAACCCTCTGAAATGATATGCCTCAAACTTGACATAGTCGTCCGTTTTCATTTATGGAGTTAAAGAATTACATTTTCAGGGGTGTTTTTATTATTGGTCTGTTTAGAGGATTATTGGGGTGATGCATTGGTTGgtgctgactgactgattgtgtcCTCCCTCCACACAGACTTTACCAGCTGTATGCTGCTGCTCGCTTTGTTCTGCCAAGTCTCCATGGGAACCCCAGTGCGCACGCCGCGGAGTTTGGACACTGAGAAATGCGGGCAGTGCGCTGACCTCTCCAGAGAGCTCGTCAAGAATGTTAGAAAGCTCCTGGACAACGTGAGTGACAATTATAACGAATGAATTTGAACTTTTAATTCACATCTAATGTATTGTtcattcagtcagtcaatccGTCTGTATCGTTGATATGCTTACAGTTTATTCACAGTTTGTGATTAATGTATCCACTTACTAATTGAATCATTTTCCCTTGATAGGAAAACCTGTTTGGGGGTTTAAACTGCTCGGAGCAGCGCGTGGAGGTGAACAGTAagacccagacagtcctagccTGCGAACCCAACACGGACAGGGTAAGTCACAGTCATTTGCTAAATTCATATCaacattctttttttaaatgatactTTCTCGGACTTTTAAGTATTAATTGAAAGTGATAATTAGGATTTACAGAATAGTGATATAAATCAGTCGATTGATGCATTATTTTGTTGTATTTCCTCAGAACACAAGATGCTCTGGTCAACGGAACACCACATTCAGTGAGGTAACTATTGTGTTCTTACAATATTGCATCATTGTATATAAATCCACAGTTTCAAAAATAAATAGTTAGATCTTTAGACAGTCTGTAGATTTTATAGTGATGGCATTTCACATAATTCACCTATTCTTAGCTCACCCATTTCAACTGCTTCCTATATGTCTGATTGTCTGATCTCTGTCCATCTTTATATTTTCTTCTGACAGAGTGCGTGTCTGAGGAACATCCGAGCAGACCTAGGACATTATGCTGCCTCACTACAGGCTTACAAACAGGCCGACCTCAGCTCCACTGTCCAGGACACCAAGAATCTACTCAATAATTGTCCATCCACACAAGGGGATCCTTCCTCACATGTAAGattagatttttctattttttgtTGTCATAAAACATTCCTTCCTTCCCTGAATTTTCCTTTTTCTTTTGATTCAGTTTTCTAATGACAACAAACTCATATAGACAATTACAAAACTGtatacacattttttttgtttctcTGTGTTTGAAACAGCACAAATGTTATTGGCACACATACAACTATGGACTTAAAGTTTGCATTTTTATAAAGTTAAGCTTTGTTTCCTTTTGCCCTGCAGGTTGCAGACGCTAAGCTGACTAGTGGTAACTCTGTGGACCAGAGGGTCCATCTGTGTAAATTACTGAAGGGCTTCCACCTCCGGGTCATCACCATCAGCAGAGCTATGGGCTACATCTCTGCTGGGGACCACAGGAAGTAAACCCTCATCTTCAAAACCATCTGATTTCTCATCATCATCAACTATAACAAGTGCTGataatcttcatcatcatcatcatcatcactgtcaaaaAGTGAATCATCAGCAACACTGATTGTCATCTTCATCATCCGACATCATCCTCAGCAACTACTTTGCCATCATAACTGTTGAATACTTACTGCACTACACTGTGAATGCCTAGATGAGTAGGACATGAGCTATCTAAACTCCTTTGGCTCAGTTAGAGCTGAATGATAGTAGGTTTAGTGCAAAACTAGTCAATGAAGATCATGTTGGtcaatctatttatttatttattcctaTATTTAAGGACtgggatttatttatttatttgatttatgaaatgtatgtatttatttatttaacaataTGTCATTAATGTTATTTATTGGAATATTTATAATAAAGTATTTATTACAAGCTTACTGAGACTGATTATGTATTTATTATATTGACTGGCTGTTAATGTTAGCATTGTTGTCTGTGTTGCTCCGTGGGCTTAAACATTCTATCCATGATAAATACGCTTTTGTTTGTTGTAAAAAATACCTTATCTTTATGGAACATCTTGAAATATAATATCATTCAGACGGGAGGGAAGGCAGTGTGTTTAATAGTCGCATAAGATATGAAAAAGCCCTTTTCTGCGTCTTCAAGCAGGTCTCCGCATTGAACCCCTTGTCCAATTTGGCATGTGGGCACACTTGCAGCCATTACGCACAAGGAAACCATGCCACCCTGGGTGAACATCCTTGCCTGGCAGACCACCTTCTGGAGACTGCCGAGCAGACTTCTCCCCAGGCAGCTCTGGGTCGCAGTGGTTGAAACCTCCACTTATCTCTTCATCAACAGAGTTCATGTCACATTGCTCAAGTTCCTCGGTGAAGGAATGGGCTCTTTTCCTGCGCACAATGGAGCTGTCATCTCATGTTCTTTATCAGCGTTCCTGGCTTCTGCAATTTGCACCTCCAAGTCCTGCACCCTCACCTGAAACTCCAGGTTGTGGCATGTGCTTTCAGCCACAGCGCtttgcatttttttatttgaacctttatttaactaggcaagtcagttaagaacaaattcttatttacaatgacaggaacagtgggttaactgccttgttcaggggcagaacgatagatctttaccttgtcagcttgccagcaacctttcagttactgacccaacgctctaaccactaagctacctgcatCTCCTCAATGAGGGAAGCTTTCATCTGGATTAACTCCTCCTGTGAAGAAAAGTTATTCGGCCCTCATCGACTTGGGACTGCAATAGGCCAATACAGCCAGCCATTCTGATCCCATAACTTCACCCTATCCTCAGCTCTCTCGTGCTTAAGAGTGGACAGCTCTTGTTCAGACTTTCAATCGTATCCATGAAGGCATCATTCTGCTGTTGGAGCTGCAGACGTTGAGTCTCCAGCCGTGCAGTGGTGCTgttgctctcctccaggtatttaGGCGTCTCCAGGACCATGTCCTCCAGGTATTTACGCGTCTCCAGGACCATGTCCTCCAGGTATTTACGCGTCTCCAGGACCATGTCCTCCAGGTATTTACGAGTCTCCAGGACCATGTCCTCCAGGTATTTACGCGGCTCCAGGACCATGTCCTCCAGGTATTTACGCGTCTCCAGGACCATGTCCTTCAGGTATTTACACGTCTCCAGGACCATGTCCTCCAGGTATTTACGCGTCTCCAGGACCATGTCCTCCAGGTATTTACGCGTCTCCAGGACCATGTCCTCCAGGTATTTACGCGTCTCCAGGACCATGTCCTCCAGGTATTTACGCCTCTCTAGGACCATGTCCT from Oncorhynchus kisutch isolate 150728-3 linkage group LG15, Okis_V2, whole genome shotgun sequence encodes:
- the il12a gene encoding interleukin-12 subunit alpha; the encoded protein is MLPNFYLYFTSCMLLLALFCQVSMGTPVRTPRSLDTEKCGQCADLSRELVKNVRKLLDNENLFGGLNCSEQRVEVNSKTQTVLACEPNTDRNTRCSGQRNTTFSESACLRNIRADLGHYAASLQAYKQADLSSTVQDTKNLLNNCPSTQGDPSSHVADAKLTSGNSVDQRVHLCKLLKGFHLRVITISRAMGYISAGDHRK